CTGGAGCGCTGCCGCGAGGCGTTGAGCCAGAACACGCGGGAGGTGTTCGCGCTGGGCACCCAGGACCGGCCCGACCGGTTCCAACTGCCGCAGCGGCTCTACGGCCGCGAGGCCCAGGTGGCCACCCTGCTCGAGGGCTTCGAGCGGGTGTCGCGCACGGAGAGGCCGGAGCTGTTCCTGGTCAGCGGGTACTCGGGCATCGGCAAGTCCTCCGTGGTGAACGAGTTGCACAAACCCGTGGTGCAGTGCCGCGGCTTCTTCCTGAGTGGCAAGTTCGAGCAGTTCCAGCGGGACATTCCCTACGCCACCCTGGCGCAGACCCTTCGCGGGCTGGTGCAGCAATTGCTCGCGGGGAGCGAGGAAGACATCACCCGGTGGCGCCAACAGGTCAACGACACCTGGGAGGGCCACGGCCAGATGCTCGTGGAGCTGGTGCCCCAGCTGGAGGTGCTGGTGGGCCCCCAGCCCGCGCTCCAGCAGGTGCCCCCGCGCGAGGCCCAGCGCCGCTTCTATCAGGTGGTCCGCCGGTTCTTCGCCGTGTTCGCCACCCGGGCGCATCCCATGGTGGTGTTCCTGGATGACCTGCAGTGGGCGGATCTGGCCAGTCTGCAATTGCTTTCTCAATTGCTCACCCACCCGGAGAGCCCCCCGGTGCTGTGGATGGGCGCCTACCGGGACAACGAGGTGAGCCCCTCGCACCCGCTGATGCAGGTGTTGGAAGGGATTGGTAAGGAGGGGGCGAGGATGACGAACCTCCGCCTGGAGCCACTGAGCGTGGCGCAGGTGGAGCACATGGTGGCCGACACGCTGCCGGGAGCGGGAAGGGAAGTGGTCGCGCCCCTCTCGGCGCTGGTGCACGAGAAGACGGGGGGCAACCCCTTCTTCCTGCTGCAGTTGCTGGTGGCGCTCCACCAGGATGGCCTGCTGGTGCGGGTGCCCGGAGACGGCTGGCAGTGGGACGCGGAGGAGGTGCGGGCCCGGGACTACTCGGAGAACATCGTCGACTTCATGGTGGGCAAGCTGCGCCAGTTCCCCCCGGGCACGCAGCACCTGCTGCGCCTGGCGGCATGCGTGGGCAATGTCTTCTCACCCCAGATGCTGGGCTTTCTCGCCGACCTGGGAGACGTGGAACAAGGGCTCGAGCCCGCGTTCCAGGAAGGCATGCTGATGCGCTTGGGCCCGGAGAAGTACCGCTTCCTGCACGACCGCATCCAGCAGGCGGCCCATCGCCTCCTCTCCGAAGCGGAGCGCGAGGCCGTCCACCTGCGCATCGGCCGCCTGCTGCTCGAGCGCCTGTCCCAGGACGAGGCGCGCGAGTCACTCTTCGACGTGGTCAGCCAGCTCAACGCCGGGGTGGGCCTGATCGAGGAGGCCACGGAGCGTCACGAGCTCGCGCGGCTGAACGCCGAGGCGGGGGCCAGGGCCATGGCCGCGGTCGCACTCCGCCCCGCCATCACCTATTTCGCGACGGCCTTCCCGCTCATTCCGGGAGACCCCTGGGAGACGGATCATGCACTGGCCTTCAAGCTGAAGCTTACCCAGGCGCGCTGTGAGTACATGAGCGGCAACATCCCCGAGGCGCGCCGTCTGGTGGAGAAGCTCCTTCCCCGGGCGCGCACCCGTTCGGACATCGAGGCCTGCTATGGCTTGAAGCACGACGTCCACTTCGCCGCGGTCGAGCGCCAGGAAGGCATTGCCTGCATGTTGGAATGTCTGGCGTTGCTGGGCATGCCGCTGCCGCGGGACCCCTCCTGGGAGGAGGCGGTGGCCGCTCATGAAGAGGTGTGGGTCCTGCTGGGGGAGCGTCCCATCGCGAGCCTCGTCGAGCTGCCACTCACGACGGATCCGGACATGAAGCTGGTCATCAGCGCCCTCTTCAAGCTCTTCAATTCCGCGTTCTCCACCAACGCCCACCTGCTCGTCGTCCTCTTGAGCCGGATGGTCTGCCTCTCCCTCCGCCACGGCGTCGTGGATTCCGCCGCGCTCGGATTCAGCTGGTTTGGCGTCATCACCGGTTCGCTCTTCAAGCGCTACCGGGATGGCCTTGCCTTCACACGGCTCGCCTACGAATTCGTCGAGCGGTGCAAGCTGGCCTTCATCCGGCCGGATGTCCTCCTCAGCTCGCAGTTCATCAGCTACTGGAACCAGCCCCTTCCCAAGGCGCAGGAGTTCGTCCTCAGCGGTCTCCATCACGCGCTTCAAGTGGGGAACGTCTCCGCCGCCGCCTATTGTGGCCTGGATATCTTCCTCAACCGCCTGGCCATGGGGCACAACCTGGAGGAGGTCCACCAGGAGTCGCTCGCGCGCGGTGAGTTCTTGCGCAAGACGGGCTTCCTGGATCCCCAGGAGTCGCTCCTGCTCAATCAGCGCTACGTGCAGCAGCTGCGCGGACTCACCCTCTCGTTCGGCACGCTGAACGGGGATGGCTTCGATGAGTGGGCCTTCGAGACCCAACTGCCGACCATTCCCAGGAGAAGCACGCGTGTCTTCTGGATCACCAGGCTCCAGTCGCGCTTCATGTGCGGCGACTACGCGGAAGCCCGCAGGGCCGCGGACAAGGCGGCCGAGCTCCTACGGGCCCACAACGGCATTCTCTACTTCCGCGAGTTCCACCTCTACCGCGCCCTGACCCTGGCCGCGTGCTGTGAGGGCTCCCCGCCCGAGGAGCAGCAGCGGTTGCTCGAGAGCATCCAGGGTCACCAGCGGCAGCTCGCGGAGTGGGCGGAGAACTGCCCCGAGAACTTCCTCGCGCTCGAGCGGCTGGTGTCCGCGGAGCTGGCTCGCCTCGCGGGACGGCCGGATGAGGCGACCTGCGCCTACGAAGATGCCATCCACTCGGCGCGAGAGAACGGGGCCACCCAATACGTGGCACTGGCCAGCGAGCTGGCCGCGAATTTCTGGCGC
Above is a window of Cystobacter fuscus DNA encoding:
- a CDS encoding trifunctional serine/threonine-protein kinase/ATP-binding protein/sensor histidine kinase, coding for MLDIPGYRVLGILRAMGSNALFQAVREADGLPVILKTPMAASPGRMESERYRREFGILQRLRDVRGVARPYACERLGERPVLLLERVQGKTLSESTSTGEPLELSLFLNLALSLVSTLGEVHCRNVIHKDIKPSNIILEPSGEARLIDFGVATLQKVEYLDAAPTHLIEGTLAYMSPEQTGRMNRAVDYRTDFYSLGVTFYELLTGQRPFQGKDALEWFHAHMAQRPTPPHELHPQVPPALSALVLKLLAKTAEERYQSTEGLRADLERCREALSQNTREVFALGTQDRPDRFQLPQRLYGREAQVATLLEGFERVSRTERPELFLVSGYSGIGKSSVVNELHKPVVQCRGFFLSGKFEQFQRDIPYATLAQTLRGLVQQLLAGSEEDITRWRQQVNDTWEGHGQMLVELVPQLEVLVGPQPALQQVPPREAQRRFYQVVRRFFAVFATRAHPMVVFLDDLQWADLASLQLLSQLLTHPESPPVLWMGAYRDNEVSPSHPLMQVLEGIGKEGARMTNLRLEPLSVAQVEHMVADTLPGAGREVVAPLSALVHEKTGGNPFFLLQLLVALHQDGLLVRVPGDGWQWDAEEVRARDYSENIVDFMVGKLRQFPPGTQHLLRLAACVGNVFSPQMLGFLADLGDVEQGLEPAFQEGMLMRLGPEKYRFLHDRIQQAAHRLLSEAEREAVHLRIGRLLLERLSQDEARESLFDVVSQLNAGVGLIEEATERHELARLNAEAGARAMAAVALRPAITYFATAFPLIPGDPWETDHALAFKLKLTQARCEYMSGNIPEARRLVEKLLPRARTRSDIEACYGLKHDVHFAAVERQEGIACMLECLALLGMPLPRDPSWEEAVAAHEEVWVLLGERPIASLVELPLTTDPDMKLVISALFKLFNSAFSTNAHLLVVLLSRMVCLSLRHGVVDSAALGFSWFGVITGSLFKRYRDGLAFTRLAYEFVERCKLAFIRPDVLLSSQFISYWNQPLPKAQEFVLSGLHHALQVGNVSAAAYCGLDIFLNRLAMGHNLEEVHQESLARGEFLRKTGFLDPQESLLLNQRYVQQLRGLTLSFGTLNGDGFDEWAFETQLPTIPRRSTRVFWITRLQSRFMCGDYAEARRAADKAAELLRAHNGILYFREFHLYRALTLAACCEGSPPEEQQRLLESIQGHQRQLAEWAENCPENFLALERLVSAELARLAGRPDEATCAYEDAIHSARENGATQYVALASELAANFWRTRRAPIVAHAFAREARAAYRQWGAQGKVQHLESLWPHLSALVETPEALTTSSTESTRIDALTLVKAQQAVSSEIELERLVKTLLQAAIENAGAQRGALLLPEGESLSVAATSDAPSTGTTPALPWSLLSYVRRTREHVLIGDASKPHPFYSDTYLAHSGARSVLCLPLLRQEQFCGVLYLENNLAANAFSPVRLVLLGHLASQAAISIENARLYEDVQRARTELHRANEELEQRVEARTRELKQAQARLVDTAREVGMAEVAANVLHNVGNVLTSAVVNLEVMRKAVGSLRVGRVKQAAALLLEQRDHLVDFLTNNPRGRHLPDYLGVLGEELVKEQTRLMEDLDAMNRHIEHIRAIVQVQQTYAKRSLMTEECELPRLIDDALRIQMEGLQRHGVTVHRELSAVPRVRADKHKVLQILINLISNAKQALGPMPEGQRNLWVRMKVEGPVVRIQVVDDGVGIAPEVKGKLFSHGFTTRKDGHGFGLHSSALAAQLLNGRLTIESEGPGRGAVTTLELPLDPARS